One window of Desulfarculus baarsii DSM 2075 genomic DNA carries:
- a CDS encoding FAD-dependent oxidoreductase, with product MRRPQKIAVDVAIVGAGPAGLLAAQAAARAGAWTLIIEAKAQVGWPNHCAEWLPGLVLGQGQVPAEAPRARVGELECRAGQTRAVARVAGVVVDRPTWQKALAEEALWWGGSLTCRARALGLDEDGRLLVAGPAGRFAVRAGAVIVADGALSPLARALGLGRQAGAPAINLEVEAGPRPCRPAVEFWPELFGYGWSFPKGATVNIGLGGVTLGRRRLPALLAAWRESLLAQGLIGPGVVRRGGGWLGHDGPRAAFVRGPGQTPLLLCGDAAGLGHPCTGAGLPQAVDSGLLAGAAAADLARGVAGAGPAYQAELTARFGQYLGRGLAARQGAWALWRADWPAAARRYWPLWPAEAGR from the coding sequence TTGCGCCGGCCGCAAAAAATCGCCGTGGACGTGGCCATTGTCGGGGCCGGGCCGGCCGGGCTGCTGGCGGCCCAGGCGGCGGCCAGGGCCGGGGCCTGGACGTTGATCATCGAGGCCAAGGCCCAGGTGGGCTGGCCCAACCACTGCGCCGAGTGGCTGCCGGGCCTGGTTTTGGGCCAGGGCCAGGTTCCGGCCGAGGCGCCGCGCGCCCGCGTTGGCGAGCTGGAATGCCGGGCCGGCCAGACGCGCGCCGTGGCGCGGGTGGCCGGGGTGGTCGTGGACCGGCCCACGTGGCAAAAGGCGTTGGCCGAGGAGGCCCTGTGGTGGGGCGGCTCGTTGACTTGCCGGGCCAGGGCCCTGGGCCTGGACGAGGACGGCCGGTTGTTGGTCGCGGGCCCGGCGGGGCGCTTTGCCGTGCGGGCCGGGGCGGTGATCGTGGCCGACGGGGCCTTGTCGCCGCTGGCCAGGGCCTTGGGCCTGGGCCGCCAGGCCGGCGCGCCGGCCATCAACCTGGAAGTGGAGGCCGGGCCGAGGCCCTGCCGGCCGGCGGTGGAGTTTTGGCCCGAGCTTTTCGGCTATGGTTGGAGCTTTCCCAAGGGGGCCACGGTCAACATCGGCCTGGGTGGCGTGACGCTGGGCCGGCGGCGCTTGCCGGCCTTGCTGGCCGCCTGGCGCGAGTCTTTGTTGGCCCAGGGGCTGATCGGGCCCGGGGTCGTCCGGCGGGGCGGCGGCTGGCTGGGCCACGACGGACCCCGCGCGGCCTTTGTCCGGGGGCCGGGCCAGACGCCGCTTTTGCTCTGCGGCGACGCGGCCGGCCTGGGTCACCCCTGCACGGGCGCGGGCCTGCCCCAGGCAGTGGATTCTGGCCTGTTGGCCGGGGCGGCGGCGGCCGATCTGGCCAGGGGCGTGGCCGGGGCCGGGCCGGCCTATCAGGCCGAACTGACGGCGCGCTTTGGTCAATATCTGGGCCGGGGCCTGGCCGCCCGCCAAGGGGCCTGGGCGCTGTGGCGGGCCGACTGGCCGGCGGCCGCGCGGCGCTATTGGCCGCTGTGGCCGGCCGAGGCCGGGCGATGA
- a CDS encoding lipoyl protein ligase domain-containing protein has translation MTIHARLLDTGLQSGAANMALDTIILEEVEAGLSPPTLRFLRFDPPAALVGHNQDPAAELRLDYCRQQGIAINRRVTGGGAILFTPSMLGFELFWPNSAPGLGRDFAQITARLADLAARAITSLGAPAAFRPRNDIEINGRKVSGTGMAFFGQGWMFQGTVLVENCMEQMLRALRVPVEKLKRREMQSLLQRLTFLADELGGPPGMDRLKEAIATAFAEGLGLSLSPAALSERERARLADELAHYQSDQWIWRRGGLGQADQVLRAQSGRLNVVLLPEPGRRRIKQALLTGDFFCRPQRLIMDLEGALRGAELDPDRLRAILTPLLAGDGVELIGVEKTQLVAAVGQAAAKGAAPWPGFAAEELNDIYPIAAELGLAGFNRPRTLLLPYCAKDLSCPQRHEDGCAQCGLCAIGPLYDLADELGMRPVSITSFEHLMEELGALAAQPGQTYLGSCCQAFLAKHQDEMAAAGPQGFIVGLDSLTCYDLGKHEAAYAGRFESQSRLEIDLLTRVARFLAGRG, from the coding sequence ATGACCATCCACGCTCGCCTTTTGGACACCGGCCTGCAAAGCGGCGCGGCCAACATGGCCCTGGACACGATCATTCTAGAAGAAGTCGAGGCCGGGCTCTCGCCGCCGACGCTGCGTTTTTTGCGCTTCGACCCGCCGGCGGCCCTGGTCGGCCACAACCAAGACCCGGCCGCCGAGCTGCGCCTGGATTATTGCCGCCAGCAGGGCATCGCCATCAACCGCCGCGTCACCGGCGGCGGGGCGATCTTGTTCACGCCGTCGATGCTGGGCTTCGAGTTGTTCTGGCCCAACAGCGCCCCCGGCCTGGGCCGCGATTTCGCCCAGATCACCGCCCGCCTGGCCGACCTGGCCGCCAGAGCCATCACCAGCCTGGGCGCGCCGGCCGCCTTTCGGCCGCGCAACGATATAGAAATCAACGGCCGCAAGGTCTCGGGCACGGGCATGGCCTTTTTCGGCCAGGGCTGGATGTTCCAGGGCACGGTGCTGGTGGAAAACTGCATGGAGCAGATGCTGCGGGCGCTACGCGTGCCGGTGGAAAAGCTAAAGCGCCGCGAGATGCAGAGCCTCTTGCAACGCCTGACCTTTTTGGCCGACGAACTGGGCGGCCCGCCAGGGATGGACCGCCTGAAAGAGGCCATCGCCACGGCCTTTGCCGAGGGCCTGGGGCTTAGCCTGTCCCCGGCCGCGCTCAGCGAGCGCGAACGGGCGCGCCTGGCCGACGAGCTGGCGCACTATCAGTCGGACCAATGGATCTGGCGGCGCGGCGGGCTGGGCCAGGCCGATCAAGTGCTGCGGGCCCAGTCGGGCCGGCTGAACGTGGTCCTTTTGCCCGAGCCCGGCCGGCGGCGGATCAAGCAGGCCCTGCTCACCGGCGATTTTTTTTGCCGGCCCCAGCGCCTGATCATGGACCTGGAGGGCGCGTTGCGCGGGGCCGAACTGGACCCCGACCGGTTGCGGGCGATCTTGACGCCGCTGTTGGCCGGCGATGGCGTCGAGCTGATCGGCGTGGAAAAGACCCAACTCGTCGCGGCCGTTGGCCAGGCCGCCGCAAAGGGCGCGGCCCCCTGGCCGGGCTTCGCCGCCGAGGAGCTAAACGATATTTATCCCATCGCCGCCGAGCTGGGCCTGGCGGGCTTCAACCGGCCGCGCACGCTGCTTTTGCCTTATTGCGCCAAGGACTTGTCCTGCCCCCAGCGCCACGAGGACGGCTGCGCGCAATGTGGCCTGTGCGCGATCGGCCCGCTCTACGACCTGGCCGATGAACTGGGCATGCGGCCGGTGAGCATCACCAGCTTCGAGCACCTGATGGAAGAACTCGGCGCCCTGGCCGCCCAGCCGGGTCAGACCTACCTGGGCAGTTGCTGCCAGGCCTTTTTGGCCAAGCACCAAGACGAGATGGCCGCCGCCGGGCCCCAAGGCTTCATCGTGGGGCTGGATTCGCTGACCTGCTATGACCTGGGCAAGCACGAGGCGGCCTACGCCGGCCGTTTCGAGAGCCAAAGCCGCCTGGAGATCGACCTGCTGACGCGGGTGGCGCGCTTTTTGGCCGGGCGAGGCTAG
- a CDS encoding glycine cleavage system protein H gives MNINGYDFPDELHYDRNHQWLRLEGELAATGLDAYTADQAGEIAFVDLPRPGLSVAQGQTLGSVESGKWVGRIVAPISGVVRQVNQALADDPRPINADPYGQWLCRIAPSALEAELPGLLRGPALRDFISAELARLDDCPAFPA, from the coding sequence GTGAACATAAACGGATACGACTTTCCCGATGAGCTGCATTACGACCGCAACCACCAGTGGCTGCGCCTGGAGGGCGAGCTGGCGGCCACGGGCCTGGACGCCTACACCGCCGACCAGGCCGGCGAGATCGCCTTTGTCGATCTGCCCCGGCCGGGCCTGAGCGTGGCGCAAGGCCAGACCCTGGGCTCGGTGGAGAGCGGCAAGTGGGTCGGCCGCATTGTCGCGCCCATCTCGGGCGTGGTGCGCCAGGTCAACCAGGCCCTGGCGGACGATCCCCGGCCGATCAACGCCGACCCCTACGGCCAATGGCTCTGCCGCATCGCGCCCAGCGCCCTGGAGGCCGAACTGCCCGGCCTGCTGCGCGGGCCGGCCTTGCGCGATTTCATCAGCGCCGAGCTGGCCCGGCTGGACGATTGCCCGGCGTTTCCGGCATGA
- a CDS encoding pyridoxal phosphate-dependent decarboxylase family protein, whose translation MKIPPHGRAMETVLADLAAMGQDDLAVKGGALWAYVYDAGRPDLDELARRAHAMYLTPNGLDPTAFPSLLRLETDLAAMAAAHLGGDERVVGNFTSGGTESIILAVKAARDRAMARNPALGRPEMVLPATAHAAFFKAAHYLGLRVVSVPVDELSFKADVAAMARAITPATIMLVGSAVSYAHGVCDPIPELGQLALERDLWLHVDGCIGGFLLPYFRRLGQEATPFDFSVPGVSSISMDWHKYAYCPKGASIICYKNKDLRRHQIFACAQWPGYAVVNNAVQSSKSGGPMAAAWAVLNHIGDDGYLALADQTLRATRRIIEGARAIDGLEILGRPELCLVAIAAPRIDVFEIIDEMKTRGWSLQPQFRFASSPENIHLSVSAASLARVDELLADLADCARLAAEKGPPDWPALARGLAGLDAASLRPQDVAAMLSAAGLGGAGLPRRMAGVNGLLNVMTPALREVLLREYFNELFVQPPQSPGAPS comes from the coding sequence ATGAAGATACCGCCCCACGGGCGAGCCATGGAAACGGTGCTGGCCGACCTGGCGGCCATGGGCCAAGACGATCTGGCGGTCAAGGGCGGCGCGTTGTGGGCCTATGTCTACGACGCCGGCCGGCCCGATCTGGACGAACTGGCTCGGCGGGCCCACGCCATGTACCTGACGCCAAACGGCCTTGATCCCACGGCCTTTCCCAGCCTGCTGCGCCTGGAGACCGACCTGGCGGCCATGGCTGCGGCCCATCTGGGCGGCGACGAGCGGGTGGTGGGCAACTTCACCAGCGGCGGCACCGAGAGCATCATCTTGGCCGTCAAGGCCGCCCGCGATCGGGCCATGGCCCGCAACCCCGCCCTGGGCCGGCCCGAGATGGTCTTGCCCGCCACGGCTCACGCCGCTTTTTTCAAGGCCGCGCACTACCTGGGCCTGCGGGTGGTGAGCGTGCCGGTGGACGAGCTAAGCTTCAAGGCCGACGTGGCGGCCATGGCCCGGGCGATCACGCCGGCGACGATCATGCTTGTCGGCTCGGCGGTCAGCTACGCCCACGGCGTCTGCGACCCCATCCCGGAGCTGGGCCAATTGGCCCTGGAGCGCGACCTATGGCTGCACGTGGACGGCTGCATCGGCGGGTTTTTATTGCCTTATTTCCGCCGGCTGGGCCAGGAGGCCACGCCCTTTGACTTTTCCGTGCCCGGGGTGTCGTCGATCTCGATGGATTGGCACAAATACGCCTACTGCCCCAAGGGCGCATCGATAATCTGCTACAAAAACAAAGACCTGCGCCGGCATCAGATCTTCGCCTGCGCCCAGTGGCCGGGCTACGCCGTGGTCAACAACGCCGTGCAGTCCAGCAAGTCCGGCGGGCCCATGGCCGCGGCCTGGGCCGTGCTCAACCACATCGGCGACGACGGCTATCTGGCCCTGGCCGATCAGACCCTGCGCGCCACGCGGCGGATCATCGAGGGCGCGCGGGCCATCGACGGCCTGGAGATCCTGGGCCGGCCCGAGCTGTGCCTGGTGGCCATCGCCGCCCCGCGGATCGACGTCTTCGAGATCATCGACGAGATGAAGACGCGCGGCTGGAGCCTGCAACCGCAGTTTCGCTTCGCGTCCTCGCCCGAGAACATCCACCTGAGCGTCAGCGCCGCCAGCCTGGCCCGGGTCGATGAGCTGCTGGCCGATCTGGCCGACTGCGCCCGCCTGGCCGCCGAAAAGGGCCCGCCCGACTGGCCCGCCCTGGCCCGGGGTCTGGCCGGTCTGGACGCCGCCAGCCTGAGGCCGCAAGACGTCGCGGCCATGCTCTCGGCCGCCGGCCTGGGCGGCGCGGGCCTGCCCCGGCGCATGGCCGGGGTCAATGGCCTGTTAAACGTCATGACGCCAGCCCTGCGCGAGGTTCTATTGCGCGAATATTTCAACGAGCTGTTTGTCCAACCCCCGCAAAGCCCCGGAGCGCCGTCGTGA
- a CDS encoding PilZ domain-containing protein, whose product MRIGGIRQGSGDKPSERRDKRQAVGEIDERKPLMEIRKSVGIETKPLARAVKLIDDSDEPLPSQEEMRRRAIRLRQLVDIIVDLDWSTDTLDVRASVIQEIDAKGRLILSQTSSPLLRSQTGKTVELTFLSQYPSQMGSRWLRVGYHTKLLGIVENYQLGPELADTVLVFDGPKKLVLSTARISPRMEPSPDMDLTLRLWPDGQQVTLLDLSAGGVRFSRPSWMEFPPGARVDVALCTTNATIPVRGRVLRNEELNAKASATVLQFRDMDRRTSDLVHRLLTEMARYRRAQMSGVEG is encoded by the coding sequence ATGCGCATCGGCGGGATCAGGCAAGGCAGCGGCGACAAGCCCAGCGAACGCCGGGATAAAAGGCAGGCGGTGGGCGAAATAGACGAGCGCAAGCCGCTGATGGAGATCCGCAAAAGCGTCGGCATCGAAACCAAACCCCTGGCGCGTGCTGTAAAACTCATCGACGACAGCGACGAGCCCCTGCCCTCCCAAGAGGAAATGCGCCGTCGAGCCATCCGCCTGCGCCAGTTGGTCGACATCATCGTCGACCTGGATTGGTCCACCGACACCCTGGACGTGCGCGCCAGCGTGATTCAAGAGATCGACGCCAAGGGCCGCCTGATTCTGTCACAGACATCGTCACCCCTTTTACGCTCGCAGACTGGCAAAACGGTCGAGCTGACGTTTTTGTCACAATATCCTTCACAGATGGGCAGCCGCTGGTTGCGCGTCGGTTATCACACCAAGCTGTTGGGCATCGTCGAAAACTACCAGTTGGGCCCCGAGTTGGCCGATACGGTCCTGGTCTTTGACGGGCCCAAAAAACTGGTTTTGTCCACGGCGCGCATCTCGCCGCGCATGGAGCCATCGCCGGACATGGACCTGACGCTTCGCCTGTGGCCCGACGGCCAGCAGGTGACGCTGCTGGATCTATCGGCCGGCGGGGTGCGTTTCAGCCGGCCAAGTTGGATGGAGTTTCCGCCGGGCGCGCGGGTGGACGTGGCCCTGTGCACCACCAACGCCACCATCCCCGTGCGCGGCCGGGTGCTGCGCAACGAGGAGCTCAACGCCAAGGCCTCGGCCACGGTGTTGCAGTTCCGCGACATGGACCGCCGCACCTCCGACCTGGTCCATCGCCTGCTCACCGAAATGGCCCGTTATCGCCGCGCCCAGATGTCGGGCGTGGAAGGCTGA
- a CDS encoding Rieske (2Fe-2S) protein, which translates to MGVFARVFGLCQTRPPADAGCWSFDRDKVVVDLNRAPELAVSGGAVRLEGGGLPWRVLVFRDQDGVLRAVINRCAHAGRRLDPVAGGQALQCCSLGRSTFDVDGQRLGGPAKGGVRALAAVVDANFLAIDLA; encoded by the coding sequence ATGGGCGTCTTTGCGCGCGTTTTCGGCCTGTGCCAGACCAGGCCGCCGGCCGACGCCGGCTGTTGGTCTTTTGACCGCGACAAGGTCGTCGTGGACCTGAACCGCGCGCCCGAGCTGGCCGTCTCCGGCGGGGCCGTGCGTCTGGAAGGCGGCGGCCTGCCCTGGCGCGTGCTGGTTTTTCGCGATCAAGACGGCGTGTTGCGCGCGGTGATCAACCGTTGCGCCCACGCCGGCCGCCGCCTCGACCCCGTGGCCGGCGGCCAGGCCCTGCAATGTTGCAGCCTGGGCCGCTCGACTTTCGACGTCGACGGTCAGCGTCTGGGCGGACCGGCCAAGGGCGGCGTCAGGGCCTTGGCGGCCGTCGTCGACGCCAATTTTTTGGCAATCGACCTGGCGTGA